CCTGAGATGGCCAAAGCAGGAACCTCAGGATTTTTTTTATCCAGCGTAACGATTCTACCATTTAATAATATTAAACTGGCTTTAGACATCTATTCTCTACTGTTAAAGAGTAAAATAATCTGAGATCCCGAAAAAGAATTGTTTGAAAAACCTTTGCAGTGTCTTGTTAATGGAGTAACCAAAAATAAGCTCTATTGATTTTCAAATAATCAGAGATAAGGTTAAAGCTCCGCCGATACCGGATCCACTCCGGTTGGATTTAGACTCCGGTGTTTCTTCCAAAAAAATGGACTATATAGAAATAGACTCTCTAATTCTTTTATTGAATTAACAACCAAGCTCAGCGAATATCCAGTTCCTTTAGAATATTCTGGGTTTGACCCATCTTTTCAGCGATAAAAAGAATGTAGCGAGAATCCACGTTTATGGATCGGGTTAAATCCGGATCATACTGAAAATCAGAGGTTATGCTTTCGTAGTCGCCATCAAAAATCAAACCAATTATTTCTCCTTTTCCATTCATAATCGGGCTTCCGGAATTGCCGCCTGTGCCATCGTTAGTTGAAAGAAAGTCTACCACCATATCCCCTATGCCTGGATCGACATACCTTCCAAAATCCCGGCTGGCATATAGCTTTTTAAGAACCTCCGGAACGTCAAAAGGTTCTGTGCCGGTATCTTTTTCCATCACTCCCTTCAGAGTAGTAACATAGTCATAATTAACAGCATCTCGTGGTGAGTAACCCTTGATTTCACCCCAGTTGAAACGAAGGGTGCCATTGGCATCCGGGTAAAGCCCTTGTTTTTTCCACTCGCTGATCCCTCTTATGAAGAGAGGCCTGAGTTGATAAACCGCACCTACGAATGATTTATACCTGTCATCGATAACTGATTTTTCCTTTTCAAGCTCAGCCGCAAAATTGATCATTGCATCATTCTTCTTCTTAAGTTCTTCTGCGGTCATATCGAACATCTTAAGACGTTCATCCACATCCGCAACCCTGGTATTCTCATACAGGTTTTGAATAAACTGTTGTATGGCTTTTTTCTTCTCCTCTCCCTGTTTTTCCTGGACGATTTTCTCTACTGCCTCAATTTTCTGACCCTCTGGCAAGCTGGCAGCCCTGGTAATGAACATCTCTAATATCAACTGGTCTGTGGGGATGTCCAGGTCGTGCTGAGCCTCTTTGAGATAGTCTTTGAGATCAGGTATGTTCCTTTCCTGAAATTGGGGCTCCCTCTCCATATCCTTTTTGCTCTTCTCGGTTCCCCATTTCTGGATGGTATAAGCCAGACCCAAGACATCACTCGTCTGGCCATCTAACATACTCTGCTTCTCATCGTAGGTCTTCAACTCCGCATAAAGGCCACCGATTCTTGGTAAAACATCCCCATATTTTTTTTCCAAATCTGGATGCTGGGCAAGATATTCTTTGAACTCAGCTTCTTGTTTTAATTTACGCTCCAAAAGACGGGTTTTCTTCAGCCCTTCCAGCATTCCCTGATTGTTTTTCAAGCTATTAGAAATCCCTGCGATTCTGTCGGCAAATTTGATGGCTAACTCTGGACTCTCTTCTGATTTTGCTTCTAATATCTTAAGCATTCCTTTTGCAGTTTCTATCTGCTGGGGATACAGGTGATTCTGCCACATATCCACTGAATACGAGTCCCGGTAACGAAGGGTATTACCCGGGTAACCCAGGATCATGGCAAAAGAGCCTTCTTTATACCCTTTGATAGAAATGGGAAGATATCTCTTGGTCTGGTATGGGACGTTCTCTTCGCTGTATTCAGCCGGACTCCCGTCTGGAGCCACGTATGCTCTGAAAAAGGAGAAATCCCCTGCATGCCGGGGCCACATCCAGTTGTCGATATCTCCTCCGAAACTACCGATTGAGCTTGGCGGAGCGTAAACCAGACGCACGTCCTTGATCCTGTTGTAGATGAAAAGATAATACTTGGTCCCGCTGAGCACCTCCACAACACTACACCTAACTTTTCCTCCTTTTTCGCATTCGGCAATCAGCTTTTTCTGGTTTTTCTCTATGGCTTTATACCGGTCAAAGTATGACATCTTCTCGTTTATACCTTTGAGCACTTCTTTGGTCACATCTTTGAAATCTTTAGTAATAAGCACCTGGTATCCCGGAGCATGAATTTCCTCCTTCTGGGTTTTGGCTAAAAATCCATTCTGGATGAAATTCTGCTCCAGCGTGCTTCGTCTCTGAATGGCACCAAAAGCCACGTGATGATTGGTCAAAATCAGACCATTAGGTGAGACAAAAGAGCCACTCCCGCCTCCCACCTGGACTACTGCATCCTTTAAGTCATAGATCTGTTCCGCAGTCAGCTCCAGACCCTTAGCCTTCATCTGCTCAAAGGGGAGATCTTTCAACTCAT
This genomic interval from Candidatus Zixiibacteriota bacterium contains the following:
- a CDS encoding S46 family peptidase; translated protein: MRSKVAACLIGLLLFSVAATQTFAEEGMWMLDELKDLPFEQMKAKGLELTAEQIYDLKDAVVQVGGGSGSFVSPNGLILTNHHVAFGAIQRRSTLEQNFIQNGFLAKTQKEEIHAPGYQVLITKDFKDVTKEVLKGINEKMSYFDRYKAIEKNQKKLIAECEKGGKVRCSVVEVLSGTKYYLFIYNRIKDVRLVYAPPSSIGSFGGDIDNWMWPRHAGDFSFFRAYVAPDGSPAEYSEENVPYQTKRYLPISIKGYKEGSFAMILGYPGNTLRYRDSYSVDMWQNHLYPQQIETAKGMLKILEAKSEESPELAIKFADRIAGISNSLKNNQGMLEGLKKTRLLERKLKQEAEFKEYLAQHPDLEKKYGDVLPRIGGLYAELKTYDEKQSMLDGQTSDVLGLAYTIQKWGTEKSKKDMEREPQFQERNIPDLKDYLKEAQHDLDIPTDQLILEMFITRAASLPEGQKIEAVEKIVQEKQGEEKKKAIQQFIQNLYENTRVADVDERLKMFDMTAEELKKKNDAMINFAAELEKEKSVIDDRYKSFVGAVYQLRPLFIRGISEWKKQGLYPDANGTLRFNWGEIKGYSPRDAVNYDYVTTLKGVMEKDTGTEPFDVPEVLKKLYASRDFGRYVDPGIGDMVVDFLSTNDGTGGNSGSPIMNGKGEIIGLIFDGDYESITSDFQYDPDLTRSINVDSRYILFIAEKMGQTQNILKELDIR